A single genomic interval of Polaribacter vadi harbors:
- a CDS encoding ABC transporter ATP-binding protein translates to MSKILKINDLEKTYTSGSKKLTVISNISFEVEKGSIFSIVGPSGSGKTTLLGLCAGLDYPTSGTVELCGTSLGDLNEDERAALRNKNVGFIFQNFQLLPTLTALENVIVPLELQGDKNAAKVGKELLTKVGLADRLHHYPTQLSGGEQQRVALARAFSNKPAILFADEPTGNLDEETGEKVIQLLFELNKEAGTTLIIITHDLELANRTQQILRLKGGKIIANEKTANI, encoded by the coding sequence ATGTCAAAGATATTAAAGATTAATGATTTAGAGAAAACTTATACAAGTGGTTCTAAAAAATTAACAGTAATTAGCAATATTTCTTTCGAAGTAGAAAAAGGAAGTATCTTCTCAATTGTTGGTCCATCAGGAAGTGGAAAAACTACGCTTTTAGGGTTGTGTGCAGGGTTGGATTACCCAACTTCTGGAACTGTTGAATTATGTGGAACTTCTTTAGGAGATTTAAATGAAGATGAACGTGCAGCTTTACGAAATAAAAATGTTGGTTTTATCTTCCAAAATTTTCAATTATTACCCACTTTAACAGCGTTGGAAAACGTAATTGTGCCTTTGGAATTACAAGGTGATAAAAATGCTGCAAAAGTAGGAAAAGAATTACTTACCAAAGTTGGTTTGGCAGACAGGTTGCATCATTATCCAACACAATTATCTGGAGGAGAGCAACAAAGAGTAGCTTTGGCAAGAGCCTTCTCTAACAAACCTGCTATTTTATTTGCTGATGAACCCACAGGAAATTTAGATGAAGAAACTGGCGAAAAAGTAATTCAATTGTTGTTTGAATTAAACAAAGAAGCTGGAACTACGTTGATTATTATTACACACGATTTAGAGTTGGCAAACAGAACACAACAAATTTTACGCTTAAAAGGAGGGAAGATTATTGCTAACGAAAAAACAGCCAATATTTAA
- a CDS encoding arylesterase, producing MLKNNQLPLYINKRKQTIFLKLCYFSMLMFLLSCKTEAPKQENSSSNIPTKTETKNTPQTTTKRIVFFGDSLTAGYGLDDVEDAFPGIIQSKIDSLDLPYTVVNSGISGETTAVGKNRIDWVLNQEPDIFILELGANDGLRGVNLKDTKSNLQFIIDAVKEKYPATKIVLAGMQIPPNMGQDYATEFKNIFPELAAKNDIALIPFLLENVGGISSLNQSDEIHPTKKGHKILAQNTWEVLKPIL from the coding sequence ATGCTGAAAAATAATCAATTGCCTTTATATATCAACAAGAGAAAACAAACTATTTTCTTAAAGTTATGTTATTTTTCTATGTTGATGTTCTTGCTTTCCTGCAAAACAGAAGCTCCAAAACAAGAAAATTCTTCGAGTAATATACCTACAAAAACTGAAACAAAAAACACTCCACAAACCACCACAAAAAGAATTGTTTTTTTTGGTGATAGTTTAACTGCTGGATATGGTTTAGACGATGTTGAAGATGCGTTTCCTGGAATTATACAAAGTAAAATTGATAGTTTAGATTTACCATATACTGTTGTAAACTCAGGAATTAGTGGCGAAACAACTGCTGTTGGAAAAAACAGAATTGATTGGGTTTTGAATCAAGAACCAGATATTTTTATTTTGGAATTGGGTGCTAATGATGGTTTAAGAGGTGTTAATTTGAAGGATACAAAAAGCAATTTACAGTTTATTATTGATGCTGTAAAAGAAAAATATCCAGCAACAAAAATTGTATTGGCTGGGATGCAAATTCCACCAAATATGGGACAAGATTATGCTACAGAATTTAAAAACATTTTTCCAGAATTGGCAGCAAAAAACGATATTGCACTTATTCCATTTTTATTAGAAAATGTTGGTGGTATTTCTAGTTTAAATCAGTCAGATGAAATTCATCCTACAAAAAAAGGGCATAAAATTTTGGCTCAAAATACTTGGGAAGTTTTAAAGCCAATTCTATAA